A single genomic interval of Halorubrum aethiopicum harbors:
- a CDS encoding DUF7094 domain-containing protein codes for MRALSVFVAALLLVSPVVAGIGPAGATADARSASSVPDPVSQPSVSDPVPSAIGSVGPGTGPASTHGENFTLRVLSTPPGVEPRLSSHRRGVNLGTSLGLAVGDSDAALRTEAAIRRIESAETNAERQRRILAAINQVEQDEVSLDSRQTAVINAHASGELTDRELLDELVRIAAIAREYDGRLETLAELAEETDGFSTPDRVSTLQVQLLVYEGPVREIALETVRGERMGTEIHVQSSPNSLVLATIVDGQYVRESLRRDRWDRGADDLGSEAAINATIEAYPETANLTAPDALGAGTVQRITVDHDFGTLRTFVSGGTERVFLEHQRVALSTFPDANSVSTSEDGFNVTVNRTYPGGPVTVTVLDSATGDPLEGITVTKSAGGTPSETIGTTDENGVVRTLSPADPYRITVVDEPRVAVIDDIDPIATPRVTTDIGDESGTDGGG; via the coding sequence ATGAGAGCCCTCTCGGTCTTCGTCGCCGCCCTCCTCCTCGTCTCGCCGGTCGTCGCGGGGATCGGTCCCGCGGGCGCGACGGCCGACGCCCGGTCCGCGTCGTCCGTCCCCGATCCCGTGTCGCAGCCGAGCGTCTCCGATCCCGTCCCGTCCGCGATCGGCTCGGTCGGTCCGGGGACGGGGCCGGCCTCGACGCACGGGGAGAACTTCACCCTCCGCGTGTTGTCGACGCCGCCCGGCGTCGAACCGCGGCTCTCGAGCCACCGGCGCGGCGTCAATCTCGGTACCTCGCTCGGGCTCGCGGTCGGCGATTCGGACGCGGCCCTCCGGACGGAAGCCGCGATACGGCGGATCGAGTCCGCCGAGACGAACGCCGAGCGGCAACGCCGGATCCTCGCCGCGATAAACCAGGTGGAACAGGACGAGGTGAGCCTCGACAGCCGACAGACGGCGGTTATCAACGCGCACGCATCGGGGGAGCTGACCGACCGCGAACTCCTCGACGAGCTGGTCCGGATCGCGGCGATCGCGCGCGAGTACGACGGCCGGCTCGAGACGCTCGCCGAGCTCGCCGAGGAGACGGACGGGTTCAGCACGCCGGACCGCGTCAGCACGCTCCAGGTCCAGCTCCTGGTGTACGAGGGCCCCGTCCGGGAGATCGCCCTCGAGACGGTTCGCGGCGAGCGGATGGGAACCGAGATCCACGTCCAGTCGAGCCCGAACTCGCTGGTCCTCGCGACGATCGTCGACGGCCAGTACGTCAGAGAGTCGCTCCGTCGCGACCGGTGGGACCGCGGTGCCGACGACCTCGGGAGCGAGGCCGCGATAAACGCGACGATCGAGGCGTATCCGGAGACTGCCAACCTCACCGCACCGGACGCGCTCGGCGCGGGGACGGTCCAGCGGATCACCGTCGACCACGACTTCGGAACCCTCCGGACGTTCGTCAGCGGCGGGACCGAACGGGTGTTCCTCGAACACCAGCGGGTGGCGCTCTCGACGTTCCCCGACGCGAACTCCGTCTCCACCTCGGAGGACGGATTCAACGTCACCGTCAACCGGACGTACCCCGGCGGCCCCGTGACCGTCACCGTCCTCGATTCGGCCACCGGCGACCCGCTCGAGGGGATCACGGTGACGAAAAGCGCCGGCGGCACCCCGAGCGAGACCATCGGGACCACCGACGAGAACGGCGTGGTCCGAACGCTCTCGCCGGCCGATCCGTACCGGATCACCGTCGTCGACGAGCCGCGAGTCGCCGTCATCGACGACATCGATCCGATCGCGACGCCTCGAGTGACGACCGACATCGGGGACGAGAGCGGGACGGACGGGGGCGGCTGA